One Cupriavidus taiwanensis DNA window includes the following coding sequences:
- a CDS encoding 8-amino-7-oxononanoate synthase, translating into MNTSTESGRVEYALVPTGNTDGDWHYDFTRLAEGQKYLKLAVYASEGEPREMEQLRLKPGKEARLEIRVGPSPAWGQREEGLPAALTEVAHTMRKLAALGVPDDLLFDAAARLGSRREVIVPGRLKAPPHPDAGDDAEPQGGDNSAAEFDPIGARSGPVGVKDYREPAFSLKRTSRDLTGDWALWLLIKRNADMLSWENYARQVDLLFFGNSAVPARAGAAAGPALYDEAARLSRRRFLPFSDTDAYRALKVATEAFVVTWGAVVPSVRDSGTIARLLRTDPAAIHLANDRLGMNLEPAQVEEIAGQYFGKGASPTLPYLERVVQGLQGTDAGRTVDGMRESIARSGATAPATHPAEALSDSRELVPRDDGPCGDGCLWLQHWNNDISAKLGAPPLIELIWSYWMEELQLVQTMNAISRRFQNLSGGPGDPLNQLELDPLRPVSNIIWGWVQDEQHRLPIERRAAEYLHEYGFRLFGRAVPRIQPADSRSKFLGAFHTLLNLCVPFFRQADDTTVVPDGFPLLNALREVHLILSEGAHNQFGDLPTTSRIEMMMQQWILARPEFREFLPRRSMIAYPEPWMHSVESMRKLQGWGDTNTYQFWQLATTGEQIVSSIRWSDWNSVNDPSNAANWAAYFRPEIQTYIHSYRAVTGVDIGAEPVDVQVPGMHLLRRLQEHRGARVA; encoded by the coding sequence ATGAACACGAGCACGGAGTCGGGTCGCGTGGAGTACGCGCTGGTGCCGACGGGCAATACCGACGGCGACTGGCACTATGACTTCACCAGGCTGGCCGAAGGCCAGAAGTACCTGAAGCTGGCGGTGTACGCCAGCGAAGGCGAGCCGCGCGAGATGGAGCAGCTGCGCCTCAAGCCCGGCAAGGAGGCCAGGCTGGAGATCCGCGTCGGGCCCTCGCCTGCCTGGGGCCAAAGGGAAGAGGGGCTGCCCGCGGCGCTCACCGAGGTCGCGCACACCATGCGCAAGCTGGCGGCGCTGGGCGTTCCGGACGATCTGCTGTTCGACGCCGCCGCCAGGCTGGGCAGCCGGCGCGAAGTCATCGTGCCGGGCCGGCTGAAGGCGCCGCCGCACCCTGACGCCGGCGACGATGCCGAACCGCAAGGCGGCGACAACAGCGCCGCGGAGTTCGACCCGATCGGGGCGCGTTCCGGCCCGGTGGGCGTGAAGGACTACCGCGAGCCGGCATTCAGCCTCAAGCGCACTTCGCGCGACCTGACCGGGGACTGGGCGCTGTGGCTGCTGATCAAGCGCAACGCCGACATGCTGAGCTGGGAGAACTACGCGCGCCAGGTGGACCTGCTGTTCTTCGGCAACAGCGCGGTCCCGGCGCGCGCGGGCGCAGCCGCCGGCCCGGCGCTGTACGACGAAGCCGCGCGGCTGAGCCGGCGCCGCTTCCTGCCGTTCTCGGACACCGATGCCTACCGCGCGCTGAAGGTGGCCACCGAGGCCTTCGTGGTGACGTGGGGCGCCGTGGTGCCGTCGGTGCGCGACAGCGGCACTATCGCCAGGCTGCTCAGGACCGACCCGGCCGCGATCCACCTGGCCAATGACCGGCTCGGCATGAACCTGGAGCCGGCGCAGGTGGAGGAGATCGCGGGCCAGTATTTCGGCAAGGGCGCGTCGCCGACGCTGCCTTACCTGGAGCGCGTGGTGCAGGGTTTGCAGGGCACCGACGCGGGGCGCACCGTCGACGGCATGCGCGAATCCATCGCGCGTTCCGGCGCCACGGCACCCGCCACCCATCCCGCCGAGGCGCTGTCGGACTCGCGCGAGCTGGTGCCGCGCGACGACGGCCCGTGCGGCGACGGCTGCCTGTGGCTGCAGCACTGGAACAACGATATCTCGGCCAAGCTGGGCGCGCCGCCGCTGATCGAGCTGATCTGGAGCTACTGGATGGAGGAGCTGCAGCTGGTGCAGACCATGAACGCCATCTCGCGCCGCTTCCAGAACCTGTCCGGCGGGCCCGGCGATCCGCTCAACCAGCTCGAGCTGGACCCGCTGCGGCCGGTGAGCAACATCATCTGGGGCTGGGTCCAGGATGAGCAGCACCGGCTGCCGATCGAGCGGCGCGCGGCCGAGTACCTGCACGAGTATGGCTTCCGCCTGTTCGGGCGCGCGGTGCCGCGCATCCAGCCGGCCGACAGCCGCAGCAAGTTCCTGGGCGCGTTCCATACGCTGCTGAACCTGTGCGTGCCGTTCTTCCGGCAGGCCGACGATACCACCGTGGTGCCGGATGGCTTCCCGCTGCTGAACGCGCTGCGCGAGGTGCACCTGATCCTGTCCGAGGGCGCGCACAACCAGTTTGGCGACCTGCCGACCACCTCGCGCATCGAGATGATGATGCAGCAGTGGATCCTGGCGCGGCCCGAATTCCGCGAGTTCCTGCCGCGGCGCTCGATGATCGCGTATCCGGAGCCGTGGATGCACTCGGTGGAAAGCATGCGCAAGCTGCAGGGCTGGGGCGATACCAACACGTACCAGTTCTGGCAGCTGGCCACCACCGGCGAACAGATCGTGTCGTCGATCCGCTGGAGCGACTGGAATTCGGTCAACGATCCGTCCAACGCGGCGAACTGGGCGGCGTACTTCCGCCCCGAGATCCAGACCTATATCCATTCGTACCGGGCCGTCACCGGCGTGGATATCGGCGCCGAGCCGGTCGACGTGCAGGTGCCCGGCATGCACTTGCTGCGCCGGCTGCAGGAGCACCGTGGCGCGCGGGTGGCCTGA
- the argC gene encoding N-acetyl-gamma-glutamyl-phosphate reductase yields the protein MSSPIVFIDGDQGTTGLLIHERLRNRTDIRLMTLAAAERKDLRRRAQAINACDIAILCLPDAAAREAVGAIVNPAVRVIDASSAHRTQPDWTYGFPEMAPGQAERIANARRVTNPGCYPTGAIGLLRPLVHAGLIPDHYPISIHAVSGYSGRGRAGVEEYEGAAADKAPSYQVYGLELAHKHVPEIRQHAGLAQPPIFVPAYGAFRQGIVLTVPLSLQLLAPGVDGATLHACLTRHYAEATHVRVLPLHESGALKHLDPQALNGTNDMHLSVFPSTEHGHVLLSAVFDNLGKGASGAAVQNLNLMLARQ from the coding sequence ATGAGCTCTCCCATCGTTTTCATCGACGGCGACCAGGGCACCACCGGTTTGCTGATCCACGAACGGCTGCGTAACCGGACCGACATCAGGCTGATGACGCTCGCCGCAGCGGAGCGCAAAGACTTGCGGCGTCGCGCGCAAGCCATCAACGCCTGCGACATCGCCATCCTCTGCTTGCCGGACGCCGCCGCGCGCGAGGCCGTGGGCGCCATCGTCAATCCTGCCGTCCGGGTGATCGACGCCAGCTCCGCCCACCGTACACAGCCGGACTGGACCTACGGATTCCCGGAGATGGCGCCGGGCCAGGCTGAGCGCATTGCCAACGCACGCCGGGTCACCAACCCCGGTTGCTATCCGACCGGTGCGATCGGCCTGCTGCGTCCATTGGTGCACGCCGGGCTCATACCGGACCATTACCCGATCAGCATTCATGCGGTATCCGGCTACTCCGGACGCGGACGCGCCGGCGTGGAGGAATATGAGGGGGCGGCAGCTGACAAAGCGCCGTCATACCAGGTCTATGGCCTGGAACTCGCGCACAAGCATGTGCCGGAGATCCGGCAGCACGCCGGGCTCGCGCAGCCTCCCATTTTTGTCCCTGCATACGGAGCGTTCCGCCAGGGCATCGTGCTGACGGTGCCGCTGTCGTTGCAGTTGCTGGCACCCGGCGTGGATGGCGCCACGTTGCACGCCTGCCTCACGCGCCACTATGCCGAGGCAACTCACGTACGCGTCTTGCCGCTGCACGAATCGGGCGCCCTGAAACACCTGGATCCGCAAGCGCTGAACGGTACGAATGACATGCACTTGAGCGTATTTCCGAGCACGGAACACGGGCACGTCCTGCTATCCGCCGTTTTCGATAATCTTGGCAAGGGCGCGTCCGGGGCGGCGGTGCAGAACCTGAACCTTATGCTTGCGCGGCAATAG
- a CDS encoding threo-3-hydroxy-L-aspartate ammonia-lyase, with translation MTNLTLPTFADVEAAAARLSGFANRTPVNTSRTLNEIIGAEVFFKCENFQRMGAFKFRGAFNALSKFSPEQRRAGVVAFSSGNHAQGIALSAKLLGMPATIVMPHDAPAAKVAATKGYGATVVHYDRYTEDREAIGRKLAQAQGLTLIPPYDHPDVLAGQGTVAKELFEEVGPLDALFAPLGGGGLLSGTALSTRALAPACQLYGVEPEAGNDGQQSFRSGEIVHIDTPRTIADGAQTPHLGHYTFAIIKRDVDDIVTATDAELVEAMKFFATRMKMIVEPTGCLGLAAALNMKDALKGKRVGIVISGGNIDLEQFCALVSA, from the coding sequence ATGACGAACCTTACCCTGCCCACTTTTGCCGACGTGGAGGCTGCGGCCGCGCGTCTTTCCGGCTTTGCAAACCGCACGCCGGTCAACACCTCGCGCACCTTGAACGAGATCATCGGCGCGGAGGTTTTCTTCAAGTGCGAGAATTTTCAGCGCATGGGCGCCTTCAAGTTCCGTGGCGCCTTCAATGCGCTGTCGAAATTTTCGCCCGAGCAGCGCCGCGCGGGTGTGGTGGCGTTTTCGTCCGGCAATCATGCGCAGGGAATTGCGCTGTCGGCAAAGCTGCTTGGCATGCCCGCCACCATCGTGATGCCGCACGACGCACCCGCCGCCAAGGTGGCGGCAACGAAGGGCTACGGTGCCACCGTCGTGCACTACGATCGCTACACCGAGGACCGCGAGGCGATCGGCCGCAAGCTGGCGCAAGCGCAAGGCCTGACGCTGATACCGCCCTACGACCATCCCGATGTCCTGGCCGGGCAGGGCACGGTGGCCAAGGAACTGTTCGAGGAAGTGGGCCCGCTCGATGCGCTGTTCGCACCGCTGGGCGGCGGCGGCCTGCTGTCAGGCACGGCCCTGTCGACGCGCGCGCTGGCGCCGGCGTGCCAGCTCTACGGGGTGGAACCGGAGGCCGGCAACGATGGCCAGCAGTCGTTTCGCAGCGGTGAAATCGTCCATATCGACACGCCCAGGACCATCGCCGACGGCGCGCAGACCCCGCATCTCGGCCACTACACCTTCGCCATCATCAAGCGCGATGTCGACGATATCGTGACGGCGACGGACGCGGAACTGGTCGAAGCCATGAAGTTCTTTGCGACGCGCATGAAGATGATCGTGGAGCCTACAGGCTGCCTGGGACTGGCCGCGGCCCTGAACATGAAGGACGCCCTCAAGGGCAAGCGCGTCGGCATTGTCATCAGTGGCGGCAACATCGATCTGGAGCAATTCTGCGCTCTGGTGTCCGCGTAG